In one window of bacterium DNA:
- a CDS encoding menaquinone biosynthesis protein — MLYRLGAVPYLNALPLVHYLKERPRLEPPAPLARLLKIGEVDIATAPVVTLFENPQYSLVPGVCIGSHGPVGSVKVFFAAPGIDLSNVRTLYLDMESKTSALLLKVLLKFKYGRNLDEITFFHPIPPRSCEAKLLIGDKAMKELTTTPPADLGYEWTAWTGLPFVYAAWISRHAEVSARAIRDLQDARDKGTSNLASVIPEKSVFGFQAVKSYLEKLVYTLGPKEMEGLNLFRDYVSRGGFLEEPKFQYAVS, encoded by the coding sequence GTGCTCTATAGACTCGGCGCGGTGCCGTATCTGAATGCGCTTCCCCTTGTTCACTATCTCAAGGAGCGACCGCGCCTCGAGCCGCCCGCGCCTCTCGCACGCCTGTTAAAGATTGGCGAGGTGGACATCGCCACGGCCCCCGTCGTCACTCTCTTTGAGAATCCCCAATACAGCCTGGTCCCCGGCGTCTGCATCGGCTCCCACGGGCCCGTCGGGAGCGTAAAGGTCTTCTTCGCAGCCCCCGGTATCGATCTCTCGAATGTGCGCACCCTCTATCTCGACATGGAGTCCAAAACCTCGGCCCTACTCCTTAAGGTTTTGCTCAAGTTCAAATACGGACGGAACCTGGATGAGATCACGTTCTTTCACCCCATCCCGCCCCGCTCGTGCGAGGCCAAACTCCTGATCGGCGACAAGGCCATGAAGGAGCTCACGACCACGCCCCCGGCCGATTTGGGCTATGAATGGACGGCCTGGACGGGCCTCCCGTTTGTCTACGCGGCCTGGATCAGCCGCCACGCGGAGGTCAGCGCGCGGGCCATCCGCGACCTCCAAGACGCACGCGACAAGGGAACGTCGAACCTCGCGAGCGTCATCCCCGAAAAATCCGTTTTCGGCTTTCAGGCGGTCAAATCCTACCTGGAAAAACTGGTCTACACCCTGGGCCCCAAGGAAATGGAAGGGTTGAACCTCTTCCGCGACTACGTCTCCCGCGGCGGATTCCTCGAGGAACCGAAGTTCCAATATGCCGTCTCCTAA
- a CDS encoding radical SAM protein: protein MSTNGRLNASEALELLRGDPEGLRARAHAARCERYPGGKASYVVMRIVSYTNVCVADCGYCAFYRRPGDAEAYVLTNDQISQKIDELIAAGGSLVAMEGGFNPKLRIDHYEDLFRAVRRRYGDAVEVYGPTIVEAIFIARSSRVSLEEVLVRLKEAGLRWIPGGGAEILTDEWRKKLSPKKYSVQEYLDGMEAAQRVGLGTTATMVIGFGETWEDRIEHLRRVRDLQDKTGGFASFLLWTYQPDNTVWRGAKASNEEYLKAVALSRLYLDNIPIVRASFLTQHERGPEALTWGAHDFDIPLEDQVTQLAGAKIEANVANVLGWVRAAGIEPIMRRPLAVTRNR, encoded by the coding sequence ATGTCGACGAACGGACGGCTCAACGCATCGGAGGCCTTGGAACTCCTGAGGGGCGACCCGGAGGGGCTTCGCGCGCGCGCCCACGCGGCGCGGTGCGAGCGCTATCCCGGCGGCAAGGCGAGCTACGTCGTCATGCGGATCGTGAGCTACACGAACGTGTGCGTGGCGGACTGCGGCTACTGCGCCTTCTACCGGCGACCGGGGGACGCTGAGGCGTACGTCCTGACGAACGATCAGATTTCACAAAAGATCGACGAACTGATCGCGGCCGGCGGATCTCTCGTCGCCATGGAAGGCGGCTTCAATCCCAAGCTCCGGATCGACCACTATGAAGACCTCTTCCGGGCCGTGAGAAGGCGCTACGGCGACGCCGTCGAGGTCTACGGGCCGACGATCGTCGAGGCGATCTTCATCGCGCGGAGCTCGCGGGTCTCCTTGGAGGAGGTCCTGGTCCGTCTCAAGGAGGCGGGCTTGCGCTGGATTCCGGGGGGAGGGGCGGAGATCCTGACCGACGAATGGCGGAAGAAGCTCTCGCCCAAAAAATATTCGGTTCAGGAGTACTTGGACGGCATGGAGGCCGCGCAACGGGTCGGTCTCGGCACGACCGCCACGATGGTGATCGGCTTCGGCGAGACCTGGGAGGACCGCATCGAGCATCTGCGCCGCGTCCGCGACCTCCAGGACAAGACCGGCGGCTTCGCGAGCTTTCTCCTCTGGACCTACCAGCCGGACAACACGGTTTGGAGGGGGGCGAAGGCGTCCAACGAGGAGTACCTGAAGGCGGTCGCCCTCAGCCGGCTTTACCTCGACAACATTCCCATCGTGCGCGCCTCGTTCCTGACGCAGCACGAACGGGGCCCCGAGGCCCTGACCTGGGGCGCCCATGACTTTGACATCCCCTTGGAGGATCAGGTGACCCAGCTCGCGGGGGCCAAGATCGAGGCGAATGTCGCGAACGTCCTGGGTTGGGTGCGGGCGGCGGGGATCGAGCCGATCATGAGACGCCCCCTGGCGGTCACGCGAAATCGATGA
- a CDS encoding fused MFS/spermidine synthase has translation MGKKFLYTTVFLSGMAVMAVELTASRLVAPYFGTSFLIWTNLIGVVLLVLSLGYYFGGNLDVPGAKPFSFKGIR, from the coding sequence ATGGGAAAGAAGTTCCTCTATACGACGGTCTTTCTCTCTGGCATGGCGGTCATGGCGGTGGAGCTGACGGCCTCCCGGCTCGTAGCCCCTTATTTCGGGACCTCGTTTCTTATCTGGACCAATCTCATTGGCGTCGTCCTTCTGGTCCTCTCCTTGGGGTATTATTTCGGCGGGAACCTGGATGTTCCGGGGGCCAAGCCCTTTTCGTTCAAGGGAATTCGATAG
- a CDS encoding B12-binding domain-containing radical SAM protein, which produces MRLLLINPKFPESFWSFSWVVEKVMTDKKTMNPPLGLATLAGLTPPHWEITIIDENVEEIDWDFPADLVGVCGMQVQFGRQKEIMARFRRRGVYVVAGGSYASLCPEDYAGIAETAVSGEAEYIWPRFCADFEAGRPQPLYREEGEVSLRDSPAPRFDLLKTDLYAAVSLQFSRGCPFRCEFCDIIVMFGRKPRTKGLDQVERELDLLRMRGVRNVFFVDDNLIGHLPDCRKLLAFLAGYQKRHNYRFTFGTEVSINVAADLDLLRLFREANFAWCFIGIESPSEASLRETKKEQNTRADLLASVHTLYSFGIEVLAGFIVGFDSDDRTIFERQYRFILESGIMVSMVALLAALPKTPLYERLQREGRLRSSFAPDNTVHATNVDPLQMSYDDLLSGYEDLQRRLTDEKAIAERIRNKFRSFRAPPTFSHVPRTRLLLYMGRLLARGILTGGVRRWYYFLRSLGLGLRDPRRLPMVLSDWVIGISIKTFAAKSAAQASCQQGKDQELVPLDEALFFAQKIP; this is translated from the coding sequence ATGCGTCTCCTCCTGATCAATCCAAAATTCCCCGAGAGTTTTTGGAGCTTCTCCTGGGTCGTCGAGAAGGTGATGACGGACAAAAAGACGATGAATCCGCCGCTGGGATTGGCCACGCTGGCGGGGCTGACGCCCCCGCATTGGGAGATCACCATCATCGACGAGAACGTCGAGGAGATCGACTGGGACTTTCCGGCCGACCTGGTCGGAGTGTGCGGCATGCAAGTCCAGTTCGGGCGCCAAAAGGAGATCATGGCCCGATTTCGCCGCCGCGGCGTCTATGTCGTGGCCGGGGGGAGCTACGCCTCGCTCTGCCCCGAGGACTACGCCGGCATCGCGGAGACGGCCGTCAGCGGGGAGGCCGAGTACATCTGGCCGCGGTTCTGCGCCGATTTCGAGGCCGGAAGACCCCAGCCGCTTTACCGCGAGGAGGGGGAGGTGAGCCTCCGCGATTCGCCCGCTCCCCGCTTCGACCTGTTGAAAACGGATCTTTACGCCGCCGTGTCCCTGCAATTTTCGCGCGGGTGCCCCTTCCGCTGCGAGTTTTGCGACATCATCGTCATGTTCGGCCGCAAGCCCCGCACAAAGGGGCTCGACCAGGTGGAGCGAGAGCTCGATCTCCTTCGAATGCGGGGCGTCCGAAACGTCTTTTTTGTCGACGACAATCTGATCGGCCATCTGCCGGATTGCCGGAAATTGCTCGCCTTCCTGGCCGGCTATCAGAAGAGGCACAACTATCGCTTCACCTTCGGCACCGAGGTCTCGATCAACGTGGCGGCGGACTTGGACCTGTTGCGCCTCTTTCGAGAGGCGAATTTTGCCTGGTGCTTCATCGGCATCGAGAGTCCCAGCGAGGCCTCTCTCCGGGAGACCAAGAAGGAGCAGAATACGCGGGCCGACCTTCTCGCTTCGGTCCATACCCTCTATTCGTTCGGCATCGAAGTGCTGGCCGGTTTCATCGTCGGATTCGACTCCGACGACCGAACCATCTTCGAACGCCAATATCGCTTCATCCTCGAGTCCGGAATCATGGTTTCTATGGTCGCCTTGCTGGCGGCCCTCCCCAAGACCCCCCTGTACGAGCGCCTGCAGAGGGAAGGAAGGCTCCGGTCCTCCTTTGCGCCCGACAACACCGTGCACGCGACCAACGTCGATCCCCTGCAGATGAGCTATGATGATCTCCTCTCCGGGTATGAAGACCTCCAACGGCGGCTGACCGATGAAAAGGCGATCGCCGAACGGATCCGGAACAAATTCCGCTCCTTCCGGGCCCCTCCCACATTTTCCCATGTGCCGAGGACCCGGCTCCTCCTTTATATGGGGCGGCTGCTGGCGCGGGGGATCCTGACGGGAGGGGTCCGGCGGTGGTATTATTTCCTGCGTTCGTTAGGGTTGGGTCTACGGGATCCCCGGAGGCTCCCCATGGTCTTGAGCGACTGGGTCATCGGGATTTCGATCAAGACCTTCGCCGCGAAATCTGCGGCGCAGGCCTCCTGTCAGCAAGGGAAGGACCAAGAACTTGTGCCGTTAGACGAGGCGCTCTTTTTCGCGCAAAAAATTCCGTAG
- a CDS encoding radical SAM protein, producing MPSPKELFLAKEGFPDIPFEAILKTDLLRQGVSFSPEALEICRTAKPKSYFIFSFDRAEQKDLSEMERRSVPEEIALIGGPFDLKRTIVSARVNPGSAYRIDAPVGAHGHAPLQLRTDNSILSEIQLPQFPAYYGVPLANGKPVADIAPTIEWGYLIYLTAFRLCQYFGAEEECQFCDINHNYRQQKHVGRPYTGVKSPEEILDALAIIDERDSERLSRAYTVTGGSVTSTLNGQGEAEFYAQYARAIEKRFPGRWIGKAVVQALPEEEVRVLKDAGYTIYHPNYEVWDKRLFETLCPGKARYVGRDEWVKRILDAARIFGPENVIPNFVAGVEMSKPHGLDSVDGAIRSTAEGLDFFMSQGILPRFTVWCVEPNTELSKTNDGPPPLAYYVRLLQVYREIFRKHRLPIPPGYGAAGLGKAVFSVSAFMDIL from the coding sequence ATGCCGTCTCCTAAAGAGCTTTTTCTCGCCAAGGAGGGTTTTCCGGACATCCCGTTCGAGGCGATCCTCAAGACGGACCTGCTCCGCCAGGGCGTTTCCTTCTCGCCCGAGGCCCTGGAAATTTGCCGGACGGCGAAGCCGAAGTCCTACTTCATCTTTTCGTTCGACCGGGCGGAGCAGAAGGACCTTTCGGAGATGGAGCGCCGCTCCGTACCGGAGGAGATCGCTCTCATCGGCGGGCCTTTTGACCTGAAACGGACAATTGTGTCCGCGCGGGTGAATCCGGGGTCGGCGTATCGCATTGATGCTCCTGTAGGGGCGCATGGCCATGCGCCCCTACAATTACGCACCGATAATTCCATTTTATCCGAGATCCAATTACCCCAATTCCCCGCCTACTACGGCGTCCCTTTGGCGAACGGCAAACCCGTCGCCGATATCGCGCCCACCATCGAATGGGGATATCTGATCTATCTGACCGCCTTCCGCCTCTGCCAGTATTTCGGCGCGGAGGAGGAATGCCAGTTCTGCGACATCAATCACAACTACCGCCAGCAGAAGCACGTCGGTCGGCCTTACACCGGCGTGAAGTCGCCGGAGGAGATCCTCGATGCCCTCGCGATCATCGACGAAAGGGACTCGGAGCGCCTCAGCCGCGCCTATACCGTCACCGGCGGGAGCGTGACCTCGACGCTGAACGGTCAAGGCGAGGCGGAGTTCTACGCCCAATACGCGCGTGCGATCGAAAAGAGGTTTCCGGGCCGATGGATCGGCAAGGCGGTCGTCCAGGCCCTGCCCGAAGAGGAAGTCAGGGTCCTCAAGGATGCGGGCTACACGATCTACCACCCGAACTACGAGGTCTGGGACAAGCGCCTCTTCGAGACCCTCTGCCCGGGCAAGGCCCGTTACGTGGGCCGAGACGAGTGGGTGAAACGCATCTTGGACGCCGCAAGGATCTTCGGCCCCGAAAACGTCATCCCGAACTTCGTGGCGGGCGTCGAGATGTCCAAACCCCATGGCCTCGATTCGGTCGACGGCGCGATCCGATCGACGGCCGAGGGCCTCGACTTCTTCATGTCGCAAGGAATCCTGCCGCGCTTCACGGTCTGGTGCGTGGAGCCAAACACGGAGCTCTCGAAGACCAACGACGGGCCGCCGCCGCTCGCGTACTACGTTCGTCTCTTGCAGGTTTACCGGGAGATCTTCCGGAAACACCGGTTGCCGATCCCACCGGGCTACGGCGCGGCGGGATTGGGCAAGGCGGTCTTCTCGGTGAGCGCGTTCATGGACATTTTGTAG
- a CDS encoding radical SAM protein: MTPREIELNKICLINPPTSTGVWGIYFPMGLVVLGSVLKERGYAVEIVDFDLEIRKDPSLCEFSRFREYALQRLEQSQTQLFGISSICSNFPASLLLAREIRRLWPSSRIIMGGPQPSAVPEATLRLCSWVDVIVIGEGEMTLAELVASDFREESLREIPGVAFRDRGQIIRSSPRNLIDDLDKTPFPDFSLVPLEDYLTFAPGFDLIEAGRGCPFLCSFCSTAIMWERKFRVKSPSRILEEMRRLNRRYGLKAFPLTHDNFTTSHSWVSRFCEYFKQNNHERFGWSVAARSDTLNPDRLRLLREAGCAGLFFGVDSGSPRVQKALRKHLNLDQFRDHLKIAVSLGLKCTTSFVIGFPEESPEDLEATINLGLWSKLAGANVTSFHALSPLSGTAIYEQNASGLVFDPRKMTDFALQPFVGSETTRLIASSPELFSSFHSVPTPLLEPLNVPVFAYFYGELVNNMTSELKKVFDDTAWSPLELFVRWINWMVDRYGPKNMNGPFILETFAEFLKLLPPSDHSVLVQEKNPRSEGSFGSAGL, encoded by the coding sequence GTGACGCCTAGGGAGATTGAACTGAACAAGATCTGCCTCATCAACCCTCCGACGTCGACCGGCGTCTGGGGCATCTACTTTCCGATGGGCCTGGTGGTACTGGGTTCCGTCTTGAAGGAACGCGGCTATGCGGTCGAGATCGTCGATTTCGATCTGGAGATTCGAAAAGATCCTTCCCTCTGCGAATTCTCGCGCTTTCGTGAATACGCGCTGCAGAGACTGGAACAATCGCAAACCCAATTGTTTGGGATTTCCAGCATCTGTTCCAATTTTCCAGCTTCCCTCCTTCTCGCGCGGGAAATACGCCGTCTCTGGCCGTCATCCAGGATCATCATGGGGGGGCCTCAACCTTCGGCGGTTCCCGAGGCGACACTTCGGCTTTGTTCCTGGGTCGATGTGATTGTGATCGGTGAGGGTGAAATGACCCTCGCGGAACTCGTCGCAAGCGATTTTCGCGAGGAGTCGTTGCGAGAGATCCCCGGAGTCGCCTTCCGGGACCGTGGTCAGATAATCCGTTCCTCGCCGAGGAACCTGATCGACGACCTGGACAAGACACCTTTTCCCGATTTTAGCCTCGTTCCATTGGAAGATTATTTAACCTTTGCGCCCGGTTTTGATTTGATTGAGGCAGGACGAGGCTGTCCATTTCTTTGCTCTTTTTGCTCGACAGCCATCATGTGGGAGAGGAAGTTCCGTGTTAAGTCGCCCTCACGAATTCTGGAGGAAATGCGACGGCTCAACCGCCGCTACGGACTGAAAGCCTTTCCCCTTACCCATGACAACTTCACGACGTCGCATAGCTGGGTTTCGCGCTTTTGCGAATACTTCAAGCAAAATAATCACGAGCGATTCGGATGGTCGGTCGCCGCGCGTAGTGACACGCTGAATCCCGATCGCCTTCGCCTCCTGCGGGAAGCGGGGTGCGCTGGACTTTTTTTCGGAGTCGATTCGGGATCGCCCCGAGTGCAGAAAGCCCTTCGAAAGCACCTCAACCTCGATCAATTCAGGGATCATTTAAAAATAGCGGTCTCTCTCGGACTGAAATGTACGACCTCTTTCGTTATCGGATTCCCGGAAGAATCGCCCGAGGATCTCGAGGCCACGATCAACCTTGGCCTTTGGTCGAAGCTCGCCGGAGCAAACGTCACCTCATTTCACGCGCTTTCCCCTCTATCGGGCACTGCGATTTACGAACAGAATGCCTCCGGGCTGGTCTTTGACCCCAGAAAGATGACCGATTTTGCCCTTCAGCCTTTCGTCGGATCTGAAACGACCAGACTCATTGCGAGCTCTCCGGAACTATTCTCTTCCTTCCACTCGGTGCCAACGCCGCTCCTGGAGCCCCTCAACGTGCCCGTCTTCGCCTATTTTTATGGCGAATTGGTCAACAACATGACTTCTGAACTGAAAAAGGTCTTCGACGATACGGCCTGGTCGCCATTGGAACTCTTTGTCCGCTGGATCAACTGGATGGTCGATCGATATGGCCCGAAAAATATGAACGGTCCCTTTATCCTTGAAACCTTCGCTGAGTTTCTCAAACTGCTCCCGCCATCCGATCATTCCGTTTTGGTACAGGAGAAGAACCCTCGATCCGAGGGCAGCTTCGGGTCCGCGGGCCTCTGA